The Methanobrevibacter sp. genome segment TTACTCGCTGAAGGAAAATCCGTTTTGTTTGTATCAGAAAAAATGGCTGCATTGGATGTTGTAAAGGACAGATTGACTGGTGTGGGTTTAGGTAAATTTGTTCTGGAATTGCATTCACACAAGACAAGACGTAAAAAATTCCTGAAGGATTTGCAGAAGGCTACTAATGTACGTGCTCAAGAGCCTTTAAACATTGACCAGACCATTAGGAAATTAGAAACCCTGCGTCGTCAATTGGATGATTATTCTCAAATTATTCACAAACCGGTATTTGCAGTTAACTTATCTGCATTCCAGTTATATGGTATGAAAGAATCAGCGGATGACCATTTTGCAAGAAAAGATGCTTTAATGCCGTTGGTCAGGTTTGAAAGTCCTGAAAGTGTTACTTTAAAAGACTTGGATGATATGAAAATAGCACTTGAAAACCTTGCTGAATTATATCAGACCATTTCAAAAGAAAACCCTTGGAGCAAATGTGCTCCAAAGAGTTTATTACCTGCAGATTTAAGGGAAATTGAAATGCTCATTAATGATACATTGCTTGCATTGGATAATTTCCTTGTCGAACGTGGAAGAGTATATGATATTTATGGAATTAAAAAACCGGATACATTAAACGAGTTTCAAAATTCATTATCTGCATTTGAAATAATCAAGTCTCAAAATGCGGAGCTGATTGATGGAAGTATCCTTAAATCCGGTGCATGGGATGGAAATAATGATGATGCATTCAGATTAATTCAGGAACTTCAGAAATACCAGAAATATGCTGGTGCTTTAACTAAATTCAATCAAAGCATATTCCAGGCAGATATTGATAGGTTAATATATGAATTGCAACATTTGTCAACTAAAAAATTCCGTTTCTTTAACAACAAGCAACATATAGAGCTTGTTGAAAGATATTATGCAGTTCCTGTAACAGGAAGCATTGAAGAGATTGTCAGAGACTTGCAAGAAGCTAAAGTTGTTATAAATATTCGTAAAACTTTGGAAGCAAACAATGCGTTAGGCCAAAAATATTATGGAGGATATTGGCATTTAAATGCTAATCCTAATGATTTAAAGGCTATTGCACGTTGGATGCATGAATTCACTGCGCTTGTACGTGAAGGAACATTTTCACAAAATACCATAGATTTGATGAGTAAGGATCTGTTCGATATTAAGCCTGAAAGGGATTTGGCTGAATATATTGATTCTGGTGAGGAGTTTGTAAGGGTATTGTCAAGACTAAAAGATAAGCTGAACCCAAGAAGTAAACTAATCTTTAAAAGGGAAACAGGTGATGTGCCATTTGAAGCATGGAAAGAACAGTTGTATAATTGGAGAGGACAGCTATCAAGCCTTCATTTGTGGTCACAGTATTTAAATACTAAAAATGCACTTAAAAGTTCCAATGCTAAAATGTTTGTCGATTCAATTGAAAAAAGAAACATTAAAAAAGATGATATTGAAGCATTGGTTGAAGGAAACTTTGCAGATTCACTCTTAAATATATTATTTGTTGAAAACCAGGAACTGGCGACATTCGTTGGAGAATTGCATGAGAATAGAATTCGTGAATTCAAGGATTTGGATAAGCAGATTTTGACATTGAACCGTAAAAGGATTTACCATAAATTAAACAGCAATATCCCGAAAATCTTTGGAGGAACTGAAAATCCTCAAGCGAAAATATTAGCCGGGGAATTTACACGTAAAAGTGGACATATGCCTGTCAGAAAGCTTTTAGAGAAAGCCGGTGGAATGATAAAACAGATTAAACCTTGTTTCATGATGTCCCCATTGTCAATTGCACAATACTTGGATCCGACAAATGAGGAATTGCAATTTGATGTGGTTATCTTTGACGAAGCCAGTCAGGTCAAACCGGAAGATGCACTTGGAGCATTCATGAGAGGAAAGACTGCAGTTGTTATGGGAGATACTCAACAATTGCCACCAACATCATTTTTCGATCAGATGTCAGATGCAGACAGTGACGAGGAAGAGGCGACTTCTCTTGATATGGAAAGTATCTTGCATTTATGTAAATTGTCTTTTCCTGTTAAGATGTTAAAATGGCATTACCGTTCACGCCATGAATCACTGATTAGTGTATCAAACCGTGAATTTTATGATGATGACTTATTAGTTTATCCTTCACCTTCACATTCCGATCCTGAACTCGGATTGAAATTCCATTACAATCCAAATACTCAGTATTTAAGAGGTGCTTCCTCTAAAAATCCATTGGAAGCAAAGGATGTAGTGGAAGAAATATTCAATCATTTTGAAAAATATGGTGATACTAAAAGTTTAGGTGTGGGAACATTTTCTGTTGCACAAAAAAATGCTATTCTTGAAGAATTGGAGGTAAAACGTAAAGAACATCCTGAATATGAACCATTATTCTCAGACAATAAAGATGAAAGATTCTTTGTCAAAAACCTTGAAACAATTCAGGGGGATGAAAGGGATGTCATTTTAATCAGTGTTGGTTATGGTTATGATCAGGACGGAAAAATGTCCCTTAACTTTGGACCGCTAAATCAGGATGGTGGTGAAAGAAGATTAAATGTATTGATTACACGTGCAAGGGAAAAATGTGTCGTATTTTCAAACTTCAAGGCTTATGATATGAATCTGACAGCAAATCCACCATATGGTGTAAAATCACTAAAAGAGTTTTTAGAATATGCTGAAAACTTAACATTGGGAACACCAGGTATTGATGAACACTCCAAGGAACCATTTGAAGATGCAATTGCAAGCTTTTTGGAGGAAAATGGTTATACTGTTGACAGACAGATTGGTTGTGCAGGATTTAGAGTAGATTTGGCCATCGTTGATGATGAAAATCCTGGTAAATATATTTTAGGAATCACTACTGATGGAAAAATGTATGCTTCAAGTAAAGTGGCACGTGATAGGGACAGGCTCCGTGAACAGGTACTGACTGGACTTGGATGGAAATTATATCATTTATGGTCTACTGATTGGTATAGGAATCGTGATTTAGGACGTAAAAAATTATTGGAGTCAATTGAGAAATCTATTCGTGAAACTAGGGAAGAGGAAAAACGCCGTTCTGAAGAAGAAAAAAGATTGGCTGAAAAAAGAAGATTGGAAGCTGAAAAGAAAGCTGAAGAATTGCGTATTGCTCGAGAAAAAGAGGAAGCTGAAAGAAAAGCAAAAGAAGAAGCTGAAGCTGAAGAAATAATTGCTCAAGATATTGGTCCTGAAGACTTTGTTGAGGTTGAAAAAGTAGATGATGGGGATGTTCTTGAAAAACCGATTGATGTTTCAGAACTTGACCCAGAAGAGTTCTTCAAGGAAGTTGCAGCTGAAGATGACATAGTCAAATCAGATGAACCTATTTATGAACAAACTTCTTCACAAAATAAATCAGAATTTGTTGAAGTCAAGCCAGTCAATGAAACTAAAGATTATTCACAAGAGTTTGAAGATTCTCAATTTGTTGAAGTTGAGGATAATGACTCTGATTATTCAATAGAAAATCAATTTGGTGATGAAACTGAAGTCAAATCCCAATATTTGGAAGATGAAACTCCTGTTCAGGAGGCAGAAGTTGAAACTTTAGATGATGTAGATTTAAAAGAGGAAAATTCACCATTGGATGTTGAAGAGGAAATTTCAAAAGAAATCAAATCTGAAAAGATTAAAAATCCTCAGGAATCTCAAGAAGATATTGAAATATGGGAAAAAGAGGATGATGAATCATCCAATCAGGATGATGATGCAGAAATTTGGGAATCTGATGAAGATGTGGCTCCTGAAGATAATGCGGAAGTTTGGGAAAATGACAAGGATTATTCAGACGATGAAAAACATCAATCCGTAACAGATAAAATCAAATCCATCTTTACTGTGAAAAATGATGAAGAAAATGGCGAAAATGAAGGTTCATCATTGTTTGGAGGTCTTAAATTCACTAAGGATCTGGGTGAAAATTCTGATTTAAAAGAAGAATTTGAGAGTGATTTGGCTGAAGATTCCAAAATTGTTGAAAAAGATATTTCAGATGAAGTGGACTCAGGTTTAGATGAGAATACTGATGAGCCTAAGGTTGATTTGGGTTCTGATGATGATTATATTTATGTTGACCACAGTCAGGATGAAGTAACGGATGACGCTTCAACTGTGAAATTCGACAAGAGAGTAGATGATCCTGTTTATGAAGAGATTG includes the following:
- a CDS encoding DUF4011 domain-containing protein, translated to MLNKSTNIIEKEFKNLRKELLDLTLRNQLLNFKSRAKNITIVNQTPINLYQTLVLQENKMYFVANKKDKKEDKSSVWDHIPFDFSKFSEGDKKLATDLTPKELQKRLYYINNQAKTMLQEQGYNILYLAVGFLEWKDKSKPKQKNNAPLVLIPVSMERKKVGESFNLEWTGEDIQTNISLKAKLLEGGIELPDFEFKKYGEVIDHYIASVRRAVSRMDGWNVNNNVALGFFSFTKFVMYNDLNPEAWEDNVDLTKNELIQAIFNPAKNDQESFKEEDIDSRLEYQNMYQVLDADSSQIAAIQDVKAGRNLVVEGPPGTGKSQTIVNLIAELLAEGKSVLFVSEKMAALDVVKDRLTGVGLGKFVLELHSHKTRRKKFLKDLQKATNVRAQEPLNIDQTIRKLETLRRQLDDYSQIIHKPVFAVNLSAFQLYGMKESADDHFARKDALMPLVRFESPESVTLKDLDDMKIALENLAELYQTISKENPWSKCAPKSLLPADLREIEMLINDTLLALDNFLVERGRVYDIYGIKKPDTLNEFQNSLSAFEIIKSQNAELIDGSILKSGAWDGNNDDAFRLIQELQKYQKYAGALTKFNQSIFQADIDRLIYELQHLSTKKFRFFNNKQHIELVERYYAVPVTGSIEEIVRDLQEAKVVINIRKTLEANNALGQKYYGGYWHLNANPNDLKAIARWMHEFTALVREGTFSQNTIDLMSKDLFDIKPERDLAEYIDSGEEFVRVLSRLKDKLNPRSKLIFKRETGDVPFEAWKEQLYNWRGQLSSLHLWSQYLNTKNALKSSNAKMFVDSIEKRNIKKDDIEALVEGNFADSLLNILFVENQELATFVGELHENRIREFKDLDKQILTLNRKRIYHKLNSNIPKIFGGTENPQAKILAGEFTRKSGHMPVRKLLEKAGGMIKQIKPCFMMSPLSIAQYLDPTNEELQFDVVIFDEASQVKPEDALGAFMRGKTAVVMGDTQQLPPTSFFDQMSDADSDEEEATSLDMESILHLCKLSFPVKMLKWHYRSRHESLISVSNREFYDDDLLVYPSPSHSDPELGLKFHYNPNTQYLRGASSKNPLEAKDVVEEIFNHFEKYGDTKSLGVGTFSVAQKNAILEELEVKRKEHPEYEPLFSDNKDERFFVKNLETIQGDERDVILISVGYGYDQDGKMSLNFGPLNQDGGERRLNVLITRAREKCVVFSNFKAYDMNLTANPPYGVKSLKEFLEYAENLTLGTPGIDEHSKEPFEDAIASFLEENGYTVDRQIGCAGFRVDLAIVDDENPGKYILGITTDGKMYASSKVARDRDRLREQVLTGLGWKLYHLWSTDWYRNRDLGRKKLLESIEKSIRETREEEKRRSEEEKRLAEKRRLEAEKKAEELRIAREKEEAERKAKEEAEAEEIIAQDIGPEDFVEVEKVDDGDVLEKPIDVSELDPEEFFKEVAAEDDIVKSDEPIYEQTSSQNKSEFVEVKPVNETKDYSQEFEDSQFVEVEDNDSDYSIENQFGDETEVKSQYLEDETPVQEAEVETLDDVDLKEENSPLDVEEEISKEIKSEKIKNPQESQEDIEIWEKEDDESSNQDDDAEIWESDEDVAPEDNAEVWENDKDYSDDEKHQSVTDKIKSIFTVKNDEENGENEGSSLFGGLKFTKDLGENSDLKEEFESDLAEDSKIVEKDISDEVDSGLDENTDEPKVDLGSDDDYIYVDHSQDEVTDDASTVKFDKRVDDPVYEEIVEEPVHEESHDDSVFEKDVEENTVKDKPNPEVVKKPKDDESISQNDNVDADEPRVDLGSDDDYIYVNHSHDDSGLDEDADEPRVDLGSDDDYIYVDHSH